The genomic region GAAGGCGGACTTCGTGTGGTTGTTGCCGCGGTGTAACCGTTCAGGGGCCATGCGCGAAAGTTGTGGACTTCGTTCATGTTGGCCACTACATATTGTGGCTCATGAGCATAGTCGAGCAACTCGAGGCCAGCGGCGAGGTACTCTCGCCATCGTTGCGTGCTGCCGTGGAGCAGCAGGAGAGGCTCATCGCCGCCCTGCAGGAGCGCGTGCGGGAGCTGGAGGCGCGCCTGGCGCAGAACTCGACCAACTCGTCGAAGCCACCGTCGTCGGATCCTCCGGGCCTCGTCCGGCCGGGAAAGAAGCCGAAGGGAAGGAGGCGTGGCGGCCAGCCGGGGCACCGGGGCCACCACCGCATGCTTCTCCCACCGGAGCGGGTGGGCGAGGTGGTGCAGCACGCGCCGGAGGCGTGCGAGCACTGCGGGCATTCGCTGGCGGGTGCGGAGGAAGCGCTTCCGGCGCAGGTGCACCAGACGGTGGAGCTTCCGCCGATCCACGCCGAGGTGACGGAGCACCGGCTGAGGTGCCTGCGCTGCCCGAAGTGCTCGGGGCTGACCCGCGCGCCGTTGCCGTCGGGCGGCAAACACTTCGGCCCGCGGCTGACCGCGCTGGCAGGCGTGCTGGCCGGGCATTACCGGATGAGCCGCCGCTCGGTGCAGGACCTGGTGGGCCGGCTGCTGGATGTGCCGGCGCCGTCGCTGGGGAGCACGGAAGCCTGCACGCAGGAGACGAGCGCCGCGCTGGAAGCGGCGTACCGGGTGGTGCAGACCGAGGTGAGGGCGAGCTGGCGGGCAGGCGTCGACGAGACGCCGTGGAAGCTGTGCGGCAGGAAGATGTGGCTGTGGGTGGGCGTGGCCGACCGGGCGACGGCGTTCCACATCGGGCGCAGCCGGGGAAAGGAGGAGCTGAAGGAGTTCCTGGGCGACTTCGCGGGAATCGTCAGCAGCGACCGCTGGTGCTCCTACCAGGCCTGCGCGAAACGGCAGCTCTGCTGGGCGCACCTGATCCGGAACTTCCGGAAGCTCGCGCTGCGGGGCGGCATGGCGGCGGAGTTCGCGGCCGAGGGCGAGAAGATCTGCGACCGGGTCTTCGAGCGCTGGCGAAGCCACCAGGAAGGAACGCTGGCGCGGGACGAGCTGAAACGCGGGATGGCCCGCATCCGGGCGTCCTTCCGGCGTCTGGTCGAAGGCGGCGCGAAATCGATCAACAACCGGGTCGCACGCATGTGCCGCAACCTGCTGAAGCTGTGGGAATCGCTGTGGACCTTCCTCGACGAGCCGGTCGAGCCGACCAACAACGCGGCCGAGCGCGCGCTGCGGAAGGCCGTGCTGTGGCGCAAGAGCAGCTTCGGCAGCCAGAGCGAAGCCGGGCTGCGCTACGCCGAGCGCATCCTCTCGATCAGCGCGACCTGTCAGCAACAAGGAATTCATCCGCTCGACTTTGTAGCTCGCTCCATCGCAGCCCTGCGTGCTGGCACCCCCGCGCCCACGATTCTGCCGACCAACTGAACGGTTACATCGCGGCAACAACCACACGAAGTCCGCCTTCGCGGACTACCGGCTCTGGTGAGGACGCGACAGCGGCGCTCGCAACGAGCATCCATTGCGTGCCCCGAGCGCCGCCGTCTCGTCGGCACCGAAGGCAGTAGTCCCCGAAGGGGGACTTCGTGTGGTTGTTGCTGCGAATTTATTCGCCCCCTTCTTCCCCCCAATTCTTTCCCCTAATCACCCCTCCACCAGCCACACGACGTGGTTGATCTCGGGGGCGATCAACTTCTCCCAGGCCAGCTTGACCGCGGCGGGGGAGCCGGGGAGGGAAAAGACGACGCGGCCGCGATGGACGCCCGCCGTGGCGCGCGAGAGCATGGCCGCGGCGCCGACCTGCTCCCAGCTCAGCATCCGGAACAGTTCGCCGAAGCCGGGGAGCGGCTTCTCGATCATCCGCGACAGCACGTCGTAGGTGGTGTCGCGCGGCGCGATCCCCGTTCCGCCGTTGAAGACAATCACGCGCGCGCCACCCGTCACCATCTCCTCCAGCGCGGCGGCGACCAGGTCCGGCTCGTCGCGGATCACGCGGTAGCCCGCGGCTTCGTGCCCCGCGGCGGCGATGGCGTTGCGGAGCCAGCGCCCGTTC from Longimicrobium sp. harbors:
- a CDS encoding IS66 family transposase translates to MSIVEQLEASGEVLSPSLRAAVEQQERLIAALQERVRELEARLAQNSTNSSKPPSSDPPGLVRPGKKPKGRRRGGQPGHRGHHRMLLPPERVGEVVQHAPEACEHCGHSLAGAEEALPAQVHQTVELPPIHAEVTEHRLRCLRCPKCSGLTRAPLPSGGKHFGPRLTALAGVLAGHYRMSRRSVQDLVGRLLDVPAPSLGSTEACTQETSAALEAAYRVVQTEVRASWRAGVDETPWKLCGRKMWLWVGVADRATAFHIGRSRGKEELKEFLGDFAGIVSSDRWCSYQACAKRQLCWAHLIRNFRKLALRGGMAAEFAAEGEKICDRVFERWRSHQEGTLARDELKRGMARIRASFRRLVEGGAKSINNRVARMCRNLLKLWESLWTFLDEPVEPTNNAAERALRKAVLWRKSSFGSQSEAGLRYAERILSISATCQQQGIHPLDFVARSIAALRAGTPAPTILPTN
- a CDS encoding molybdenum cofactor biosynthesis protein B; the encoded protein is MTSESSERHHRAADARGPVPIAVVTVSDSRTEETDTNGRWLRNAIAAAGHEAAGYRVIRDEPDLVAAALEEMVTGGARVIVFNGGTGIAPRDTTYDVLSRMIEKPLPGFGELFRMLSWEQVGAAAMLSRATAGVHRGRVVFSLPGSPAAVKLAWEKLIAPEINHVVWLVEG